The Zhihengliuella sp. ISTPL4 genomic interval TTCGCCCGCGTGGTCACGCACCCGATCGTCGCGGCGGCGATCTTCATCCTCTCGCTCTGGGCGTTCTACTTCACCGATCTGGTGCGCTGGTCGATGTTCGAGCACCTCGGGCACGAGTGGATGGTCGCCCACTTCCTGATCTCGGGCTACCTGTTCGTGATGAGCCTCATCGGCGCCGATCCGGTGCCCTATCGCCTGCCCTATCCCGGCCGGCTCATCACCCTCATCGCCGTGATGGCCATGCACGCGTTCTTCGGCATGGCGATCATGATGCAGGAGGGGCTCATGGTGGCGGACTGGTTCGGTGCGATGGGCCGCGACTGGGGTGCCGACCCGATGACCGACCAGTACGTGGGCGGTGGGATCGCCTGGTCGATCGGGGAGATCCCGACGCTCATCCTCGCGATCACCGTCGCCATCCAGTGGAGCCGGAGCGACACCAAGCTCCAGCGCCGTCGCGACCGCCATGCGGACCGCACCGGCGACGCCGAGCTGGAGGAGTACAACGCCCGGCTGGCCGACCTCGCGGCGCGGGATCAGCGTGCCGCGGAGCGCGAACGCCGCTGACGCCTCCGTCGTCTCACTGCACCGGTTCGTCCGGCGAGCCGACGCGGATCGACGCCGAGCCGTCGGGAAGGATCGCGATGGAGCCGTTGACGCGGAAGGTGACGTCTTCGGAGATCGGCTCCACGGTGCCGTCGAAGAGCGATTGGATCTCGACGTCGACATGGGCGACGGCGTTCGTGGGCGGGATCTGCCAGTGACCGTCGTCGGACGGCGCGACCATGATCTCCGGCTGCTGGGCGATCGACCACTTCGGCGGTGACGCGAGCCGGTTCTGCACCCGCAGGCCGAACGGACACGCGGTGGGCTGCAGCACCTCCTGCGCGGTGCACCCGGTGAGGAACTCCTCGACGCGCTCCTGGACGACATCGACGAACTCCGCCGTCGGTTCCGTCTGCACGTCGAGGGGCGTGACCGCCAGCGGCTCGTCGGCCAGGACGCCGTGACCACGGGACTCCGAGATGGCGGTGTCCACCGTCACGGAATACACGCCGGGGGTGAAGACGAGAAGAGGCAGGGGTTCGAGGGGCTGCGCCGCGGGACCGGCGGCCGAGATCTGGCGACGGTCGACCTCGAAGCCGTTCACCGCGAACCGGTCCGAGCCCCGCACGGTGAGCTCGACGACGGCGAGGGGGCTGGTCGTGAAACGCCAGTTGGGCGTGATGCCCGCCCAGCCGTCCTGCGCGACATGGAACGTGGTCGTTCCCGAGTGGCCACCGGCGCGGTAGCTGACGGTCACCGCGGTGCCGTCGCCGGAGGGCTCCTCCGCCTCGACCTCGACGTCGCCGAGCGGGCCGAGGGCGGAGCGCCGGAGCATCGCCTCGGACGCGGCGGGGTCGATCCCGGCTTCATCGAGGGTCTCCCGGTCGATGGCGACGCCGGGAACGCGGAGCGCGTCGGCCGCTCGTCCCTCGGACAGCAGGTCGAGATAGCGCACCACGAAGGCCGACGGACCGTAGAACTGACGGTAGAGCGTGGCGCCCCCTGCGCCGATCGCGGCCAGCAGCAGAACGCCGATGAGGCCGAGGATCGCCAGATCGGCGCCCAGGCGCGACCGCCGGGGCGCGCGCGTCCCGGCCCGCTCCATGCCGGCCAGTCTAGGAGGGCGTCCTGGGGGGACGCCGAGCGTCGGCGGGCCCGTGCCGGACAGGGCACGTAGCATGGGGGAGCGTCCCGTGTCCGCCCCGCCAGCCCTGTGAGAACCGTGTCCCTTCCCGCCCTGTCCGAGGAGCAGCAGGAGCTGTTCCGGCTCATCGAGGACACCAGGGAGCACGTCTTCATCACGGGTCGCGCCGGCACCGGGAAGTCCACGCTGCTGCAGCACTTCGCGTGGAACACGAAGAAGCAGATCGCGATCTGCGCCCCCACCGGCGTGGCGGCGCTGAACGTGGAGGGGCAGACGATCCATTCGTTGTTCCGCCTGCCGATCGGGCTCATCGGCGATGGCGACATCGACCAGAACGATGCGACCCGGCGCATCCTCAACGCGATCGAGACCCTCGTCATCGATGAGATCTCGATGGTGAACGCCGACCTCATGGATGCCATCGACCGCTCGCTGCGGCAGGCGCGAGGGAGGCGCGGCGAACCGTTCGGTGGCGTGCAGATCGTCATGTTCGGCGACCCCTACCAGCTCGCGCCCGTACCGCCGCGCGGCGACGAGGCGCGGTACGTGAAAGATCATTACCGGTCGTTCTGGTTCTTCGACGCCAAGGTGTGGGCGGGCCCTTCGACAGGCTCAGGGACCCATCCTTCGACAGGCTCAGGGAGTCAGGGGGCGTTGTTCGAGGTGGACACCCGTGCGGAGCTGCACGTGCGAGAGCTCGTGCAGATCCATCGGCAGTCGGACGACGGCTTCAAGTCCATGCTCAACGCCGTCCGGTACGGGCGGGTGACCGCGGAGATCGCGGGGATCCTCAACGCCCAGGGGGCGCGCACGCCTCCGGATCCCGAGCCCGGGGAGGTGCCGATGATCACGCTCGCCACCCGCAACGACATCGTGAACAGCATCAACAGCCGGCATCTCGCCGCCCTCCCGGGCAAGGAGCAGACGGCGCGGGCGGAGGTCAGCGGCGACTTCGGCCGTGGCGAGGCCTCCCTTCCCGCGGAGTCCGAGCTCAAGCTGAAGGTGGGGGCGCAGGTGATGTTCCTGCGCAATGACACCGCGATGACCGGCGAGCCGCCGCGCTGGGTGAACGGCACGATCGGCACGGTGACTCGGATCCTCGGCGGGACCGTGCGGGTGGAGATCGACGGCGAGGAGGTCGACGTCGAGCCCGCCGTCTGGGAACGGTTCCGGTACGCCTACGACCCGAACACGAAGAAGCTCTCTCGCGATGTCGTCGCCGAGTTCACCCAGTTCCCGCTGCGGCTCGCCTGGGCCGTGACGATCCACAAGTCGCAGGGCAAGACCTACGACCGCGCCGTGATCGATCTCGGTTCCGGAGCGTTCGCCCCCGGGCAGACGTATGTCGCGCTGAGCCGGCTCACGTCGCTGGACGGCCTCTACCTCTCCCGGCCGCTGCGCCCGAGTGACATCCGCGTGGACGAGGACGTCCGGCGGTTCATGCGCGACGCCTGGCTCGCGGCCTCGACACCCGAGCTGCCGCGGACCTGAGCACCGCCGTCGCGTCAGGCGGCGGCGCGGGCGCGGTCGAGGTCTTCGAAGAGCTCGGTGTTGAAGCGGTACGCGAGCAGCACCTCGCCGATGACGCGCTCGCGCTCCGCCTGGTCCCACGGGGCGGCGTCGAGCTGCTCGCGATAGACGTCCTTGAAGGCGGAGGGGTCGGCGATGTCGTCGAACAGGTAGAAGCCGATGCCGTTGGTCTCGAAGCCGAAGCGCCGCGCCATCACCCGGCCGATGAAGATACCCCCGGAGAGGTCGCCGAGGTAGCGGGTGTAGTGGTGCGCGACGAAGCCGCCGGCCCAGGTCGCGCCCACCTGCCGAATGCGCTCGACGTAGCGCTGCGTGGTGGGAAGCGGGGCGATCCGCTCGCGCCACTCCGGCCCGAGAAGGAAGGCGAGATCGGCTTCCAGCGCGGGGAGGCGCGTGAGCTTGTCGCTCAGGAACACGGACGCGACGGGGTCCTGGCGCATGCGCTCGCCGGCGCTCTCGAGCGCGTCGTAGATGAAGTAGTGCTGCGCGACCAGCGAGATGTAGTCCTCGCGCGAGCCCTCGCCCTTCAGCAGGTCGGACATGAAGCCGGCCGTCTCGCTGCGGGAATGCGATCCGGAGGAGCGCTCACGGAGGGCGGCGGAGAAGGAGAGGATCTCGGGCATGGCTTCAGTGTAAGGGCAGCCTAACCTTTGATGGAAGCCCGATCTCGCCCTGCCCGTTCAGGCGTGCGGCCGCGGCTCGACGCCGAGACGCGCACAGGCCGCGTCGTACAGGGCGACGACCTCGCGGCGCACCTGCGGACGCTCGGTGATCGGACCGCCGGGCCACGGGACGCGAAGCTCGGACATCGTGCCGCCGCGCGAGATCTCCCACACCCCGGCCTCCCCGTCGAACCCCGTCATGACGGAACCATCGATCGTTTCGTCGGACGGCTCGGCGAACGCGCGGGCGATGAGCAGGTTGTCGTCCGTGTGGTCGCCGTTCATGTGGTGGAGGACGGCGGTGATCACGTCGGCATCGAAGTCATGGGGCACACGGACACCCTACGGCGTCGCGCGGTGCCGACTCCCAGCATCCGCGTTCTAGACTCAGGGGACACGTCTTCGGGGGTTCCCACACATGCAGCTTCTCTCGTCGCGCCGGTGGCGCGCCGCCGCGGCCACGGCGGCCGTCCTCGGTCTCGTCCTCACCGGATGCTCCTCGGAGGAGACCTTCAGCTATACGCCTCCCGCGCAGGTCGACGCCACCCTCCCGGACGAGACGGTGGCCGCGCTCCAGGGCGCGGTCGACAACGCCATCGCCGCCTCGGGCGCGAGCGGGGCGATCGTCGGCGTCTGGGTCCCGTGGAGCGGGACGTGGATCGCCGCGACCGGCACGCAGAGCAAGGCAGACGGTGGGGAGCTCTCCACCGACATGGCCTTCCGCGTCGGCGACGTGACCCGGCTCATGACGTGCGACGTCCTCTATGCGCTCGCCGACGAAGGAACGGTGGAGCTCGATGCGAAGGTGCCGGAGTACGTCTCCGGTGTCGCGGACATGGACGACATCACCCTGCTCGACCTCTGCAACGGGACCAGCGGCGCCGGCTCCTCGGAGGAGACGGTCAAGGGTGCCTGGCGGAACACCCCTGAGCGTGTGTGGGCCCCGCTCGAGCTCGCCGGATATGGGCTCGGTCGCGACCGTGTCGCTCCGCACACCACATTCCGCGACTCGGACGCCGGATACCTCCTCCTCGGACTGGCTCTCGAGCGCGCCTCAGGGATGAGCGCGCGCGAACTCTTCGCGGAGTACATCACCGAGCCCCTCGAACTCGCGGACACCTCTCTGCCGGCATCCCCGGCCGCGCCCGCATCGGACGGCCCCGTGCTCGACGGTCATTATCTGAACACGGTGGAGGGCGGCTTCGACTGCGCCGCTCCCGTCGACATCACCACGCTGTCCTCGAGCACCGGATTCACCGACTCCGGTGCCGTCTCGACGATCACCGATCTTGGACGCTACATCCAGGCGGAGGCGAAGCAGGTGCTGCGCACGAAGGACGATCCGGACCGGTTCGCCACCCCGCTCCCCGTCGCGGAGGGGGCGCCCTCCTGGTATCAGGCGACGGGCGGCGCGTACCTCGCCGGCTCGATGATCGGTCAGCACGGCTGGACTCCCGGCTATGCCACCGCGGCGTACTCCGACCCGACGACCGGGTTCGCCGTGGCGGCCGTGCTGAACGACTCCACGGCCGGGGCGATCTTCGCCCAGCAGCTCTCCTGGGAGCTCGCGGCCATCGCCTCCAAGGCGCCCGCCGCGTCCGGGGAGACGGCACCGGAGTTCGGTCTTCCCTTCACGGCTGAGCAGTATCACGCGGCGACCGCCGAGGCCGCTCTTCCCTGCGTGCCGCCGGCGGAGTGATCCCGCCCCGAGCGAACGAGGTCCGCATGGCGATCGTCGACAACGCGATCTATGTGGACGGTGTACGCACCGAGAACCCGCAGAGCCTGAGCGAGACGTTCGAGCGGATCCGTGAACGGCAGGGCATGGGATGGATCGGCCTCTACCGGCCGAGCGCGGAGGAGATCCGCGCCGTCGCGGACGAGTTCGGCATCCACGAGCTCGTCGTGGAAGACGCGCTGTCCGGTCACCAGCGCGCCAAGCTGGAGCGGTACGGCGATGTGCTGTTCATGGTGCTTCGTCCCGCCCGCTACCTCGACGAGCGCGAGGAGGTCGAGTTCGGCGAGGTGCATGTGCTGGTCGGGCCGGATTTCGTCGTGACGATCCGGCATGCCGAATCGCCGGACCTCGGCCGCGTGCGACGCCGGCTCGAGGGTGACCCCGCCCTGCTGGCCCACGGCCCGGAGGCCGTGCTGTACGCGATCCTGGACGAGGTCGTCGATGAGTACTCCCCGGTCCTCGCCGGGTTGGAGAACGACATCGACGAGATCGAGAGTCAGCTCTTCGAGGAGGACGTGGACGCGACGCAGCGCATCTACGACCTCGGTCGCGAGGTGATCGACTTCCAGCGGGCGACGCAACCGCTGGCGGGGATGCTCGAGGCGCTGCTGCGCGGTTCGGAGAAGTACCGCGTCAGCGAGGAGCTCCAGCGGTACCTGCGGGACGTCCTCGACCACACTCTGCGGGTGAGCGACAAGGCGACCACGTTCCGTTCCGTGCTCGACAACGCCCTCACGGTCGAATCGACCATCGTCGCGCGGCGCCAGAACGACGAGATGCGCCGGATGACGGAACTCAGCATCCGCCAGAACGACGAGGTGAAGAAGATCTCCGGCTGGGCGGCGATCCTCTTCGCCCCGACGCTCGTCGGCACCGTTTACGGCATGAACTTCGACCACATGCCCGAACTGCACTGGGCGCTCGGCTATCCCATGGCGGTGCTGCTCATGGTGGCGATGGGATTCGGGCTGTACGCGGTCTTCAAGCGCAAGGGCTGGCTGTAGCGGCGGACGGCGCCGGTCAGTCCTCGCCGTCCGCCTCCGGCATCCCCGGCCCGGGGCCAGGGCGCACCTCGGCGTCGTCGCGGATGTCGATGCGCGTGTTGCCGTCGTGCTCGGAGACCTCGACGCGCGGTGCGGCGTCGGCCTCCGTGGCATCGGGGGCGGACGTCAACTGGTCGCGCCGGTTCTCCTCGAACGTCTCGTCGGTGGTGTTGTCAGGCGTGCTCATGGCTCTCCTTCGGGTCAGCGGTCTTCGAGCGGTTGCGGGTCCACCGCGCGACAGCGTAGAGCACGCCGCCGACGGCGAGGAGGATGGCCCCGAAGAGCCACACCTGCGGGCGCTGCTGGGTCAGCAGCAGGATGCAGGAGGCGACGCCCAGGACGGGGACGAACGTCCACACGCGGAAGTGATCGTGCTCGACCTTGTCGCGGCGCAGGACCAGCACCGAGACGTTCACGGTGAGGAAGACGACGAGGAGCAGGAGCACGACGGTCTCGGCGAGGGTCGCGAGGTCGCCGACCAGCGTGAGGCCCATCGCGACGAGCGTCGTGGTGAGGATCGCGACCCACGGGGTCTTCCGCTTCGGCAGGACACGCCCGAGCACGGACGGCAGGAGGTTCTGCTCGGCCATGCCGTAGGTGAGGCGGCTGACCATGATCATCGTGAGCAGGGCGCCGTTGGCCACCGCGATGAGAGCGATCAGGCTGAACAGCCAGGACGGCACGCTGACACCGGTGGCCTCGACGACAGCGAGCAGCGGACCGCTCGATTCCTGCAGCTCGGATGCCGGCAGGGCGACCGCGCTGGCGATGCCGACCAGGACGTAGACGACACCGGCGGTCAGGAGGGCGCCGAACAGCGCACGGGGATACGTGCGGCGCGGGTCCTTGACCTCTTCGATCATGTTGGCGGAGGTCTCGAAGCCGACGAAGGAGTAGTACGCGATCACCGCGCCGGAGAGGACCGCGAGGGCGACGTTGGCGCCCTCGGGAACCTGGGTGGCCCGGGACATGTCGCCTCCGCCGCCGCCGACGAACACCGCGACGACGACGATCACGATCACGAGGCCGCTCAGCTCGATCGCCGTCATCACGAGGTTGGCGCCCATGGACTCGCGGATGCCGCGGGCATTCAGGAGGCCGACGATCGCGAGGAAGGCGATGGCGACCGGGATGGTCGGCAGGTCGATGAAGGTGCTGAGGTAGTCACCGGCGAAGGCGATGGCGAGACCGGCCGCGCTGGTCACGCCGGCCGCGAGCATGCTGAAACCGACGAGGAAGGAGACGAGCGGACTGCGGAACGCCCGCTCG includes:
- a CDS encoding ATP-dependent DNA helicase — translated: MSLPALSEEQQELFRLIEDTREHVFITGRAGTGKSTLLQHFAWNTKKQIAICAPTGVAALNVEGQTIHSLFRLPIGLIGDGDIDQNDATRRILNAIETLVIDEISMVNADLMDAIDRSLRQARGRRGEPFGGVQIVMFGDPYQLAPVPPRGDEARYVKDHYRSFWFFDAKVWAGPSTGSGTHPSTGSGSQGALFEVDTRAELHVRELVQIHRQSDDGFKSMLNAVRYGRVTAEIAGILNAQGARTPPDPEPGEVPMITLATRNDIVNSINSRHLAALPGKEQTARAEVSGDFGRGEASLPAESELKLKVGAQVMFLRNDTAMTGEPPRWVNGTIGTVTRILGGTVRVEIDGEEVDVEPAVWERFRYAYDPNTKKLSRDVVAEFTQFPLRLAWAVTIHKSQGKTYDRAVIDLGSGAFAPGQTYVALSRLTSLDGLYLSRPLRPSDIRVDEDVRRFMRDAWLAASTPELPRT
- a CDS encoding biliverdin-producing heme oxygenase: MPEILSFSAALRERSSGSHSRSETAGFMSDLLKGEGSREDYISLVAQHYFIYDALESAGERMRQDPVASVFLSDKLTRLPALEADLAFLLGPEWRERIAPLPTTQRYVERIRQVGATWAGGFVAHHYTRYLGDLSGGIFIGRVMARRFGFETNGIGFYLFDDIADPSAFKDVYREQLDAAPWDQAERERVIGEVLLAYRFNTELFEDLDRARAAA
- a CDS encoding DUF2470 domain-containing protein yields the protein MPHDFDADVITAVLHHMNGDHTDDNLLIARAFAEPSDETIDGSVMTGFDGEAGVWEISRGGTMSELRVPWPGGPITERPQVRREVVALYDAACARLGVEPRPHA
- a CDS encoding serine hydrolase domain-containing protein encodes the protein MQLLSSRRWRAAAATAAVLGLVLTGCSSEETFSYTPPAQVDATLPDETVAALQGAVDNAIAASGASGAIVGVWVPWSGTWIAATGTQSKADGGELSTDMAFRVGDVTRLMTCDVLYALADEGTVELDAKVPEYVSGVADMDDITLLDLCNGTSGAGSSEETVKGAWRNTPERVWAPLELAGYGLGRDRVAPHTTFRDSDAGYLLLGLALERASGMSARELFAEYITEPLELADTSLPASPAAPASDGPVLDGHYLNTVEGGFDCAAPVDITTLSSSTGFTDSGAVSTITDLGRYIQAEAKQVLRTKDDPDRFATPLPVAEGAPSWYQATGGAYLAGSMIGQHGWTPGYATAAYSDPTTGFAVAAVLNDSTAGAIFAQQLSWELAAIASKAPAASGETAPEFGLPFTAEQYHAATAEAALPCVPPAE
- the corA gene encoding magnesium/cobalt transporter CorA, producing the protein MAIVDNAIYVDGVRTENPQSLSETFERIRERQGMGWIGLYRPSAEEIRAVADEFGIHELVVEDALSGHQRAKLERYGDVLFMVLRPARYLDEREEVEFGEVHVLVGPDFVVTIRHAESPDLGRVRRRLEGDPALLAHGPEAVLYAILDEVVDEYSPVLAGLENDIDEIESQLFEEDVDATQRIYDLGREVIDFQRATQPLAGMLEALLRGSEKYRVSEELQRYLRDVLDHTLRVSDKATTFRSVLDNALTVESTIVARRQNDEMRRMTELSIRQNDEVKKISGWAAILFAPTLVGTVYGMNFDHMPELHWALGYPMAVLLMVAMGFGLYAVFKRKGWL
- a CDS encoding multidrug transporter, which codes for MSTPDNTTDETFEENRRDQLTSAPDATEADAAPRVEVSEHDGNTRIDIRDDAEVRPGPGPGMPEADGED
- a CDS encoding APC family permease, which produces MTTQTEPRAETPTRLRRAITGPLLFAFILGDVLGAGIYALMGVLSEDVGGLLWAPLVLALLLAMLTAGSYAELVTKYPRAGGAAVFAERAFRSPLVSFLVGFSMLAAGVTSAAGLAIAFAGDYLSTFIDLPTIPVAIAFLAIVGLLNARGIRESMGANLVMTAIELSGLVIVIVVVAVFVGGGGGDMSRATQVPEGANVALAVLSGAVIAYYSFVGFETSANMIEEVKDPRRTYPRALFGALLTAGVVYVLVGIASAVALPASELQESSGPLLAVVEATGVSVPSWLFSLIALIAVANGALLTMIMVSRLTYGMAEQNLLPSVLGRVLPKRKTPWVAILTTTLVAMGLTLVGDLATLAETVVLLLLVVFLTVNVSVLVLRRDKVEHDHFRVWTFVPVLGVASCILLLTQQRPQVWLFGAILLAVGGVLYAVARWTRNRSKTADPKESHEHA